One genomic region from Sparus aurata chromosome 15, fSpaAur1.1, whole genome shotgun sequence encodes:
- the LOC115596843 gene encoding transient receptor potential channel pyrexia, with product MKAEPLTQQQPHLKLNISICRMLSSHWTILSVRNLLPETGPRCVCVFVQVDLQFVDEVISDGADPNSSDRYGQTVLHEISRAWNVDVMRFFLDRGSDLFRPDQFGVTVLHVASALDYQEMVQFLLDRKADPEARTLLDQQTPLHYAAKNDAVGSIRLLLQAGAAINCTDYKQRTPLQLAANLERSEAARLLLELGAEAGLKDSDGQLCMTALIGRMSSVARLALSQFQVTDRLTRQQYYYLNLLEPEQHSPECPLQDAVIGEPTSPLEVLVQEGKLDLIMDPVFLKLIQVKWKLYGRLGASLLLILNFLFNVAWTTVAVSVSVHRDSSDRYVLPQDWWRVLIMVLALLLALEEVLREMQDILRSRRKLRLRQQWAERRLHDDLRCSHPMWPQEKVFLVDQNRQIHRMRGRYSQDMWNVFDWLVYSLLTVSFSVHMADVFRPSVLLHTVSLRLFSITVIFLWLRLMKHVRAFRLMGPFIVMLGNIVGDVMCFLFLYAEIFIPYACSFWIIFGGSSSVPSMQSVSGLLYSLYRITLVDEYEYAAMVAVDDVMAPVLCGTFLAASSILCVNMLIALLTDTFQRVHDNSQANAVMQQAAVILQVEESMPLLRRFYDNQYISNHCAPLADAHDDDITTNRHYHNEMGRITAEIKETLDQFLDLQKDVQTVGASKIQTDQDQNMQNQELQDQNLQNMELQNQEHQDQNLQNQELQDQILQNHGAPEPRAPGPEPAEPRASGPEPAEHGAPGYPSRAEGAPDSGPAAGSDQD from the exons ATGAAAGCAGAGCCGCTGACTCAGCAACAACCGCACCTGAAACTGAACATCAGCATCTGCAGAATGCTGAGTTCTCATTGGACAATTCTTTCTGTGAG aaacttgcttcctgaaacaggccccaggtgtgtttgtgtgtttgtgcaggtggACCTTCAGTTTGTGGATGAAGTGATCTCAGATGGAGCCGATCCAAACAGCTCGGACAGATACGGACAGACCGTCCTGCACGAG ATCTCCAGGGCCTGGAACGTGGATGTGATGCGGTTCTTCTTGGACCGGGGCTCAGACCTCTTCAGGCCGGATCAGTTTGGAGTCACAGTGCTTCACGTGGCCTCGGCGCTGGACTACCAGGAAATGGTTCAGTTTCTGCTGGACCGAAAAG CTGATCCGGAGGCTCGGACTCTTCTGGACCAGCAGACTCCTCTTCACTACGCTGCCAAGAACGATGCTGTCGGCtccatcaggctgctgctgcaggccgGAGCTGCCATCAACTGCACCGATTACAAACAGAGAACTCCACTGCAGCTCGCCGCCAACCTGG agcgCAGTGAGGCTGCtcggctgctgctggagctcgGGGCGGAGGCGGGGTTAAAGGACTCTGACGGACAGCTCTGTATgactgctctgattggtcggatGAGTTCAGTG GCCCGGCTGGCGCTCAGTCAGTTTCAGGTGACTGACAGATTGACCAGACAGCAGTACTACTACCTGAACCTGCTAGAACCAGAACAACACTCACCTGAGTGCCCGCTGCAAG ACGCTGTCATCGGTGAGCCGACGTCTCCA CTGGAGGTGCTGGTGCAGGAGGGGAAGCTGGACCTCATCATGGATCCGGTCTTTCTCAAACTGATCCAAGTCAAATGGAAACTGTATGGCAG GCTGGGGGCATCGCTTCTTCTCATCCTCAACTTCCTGTTCAACGTCGCCTGGACGACCGTTGCCGTCTCTGTGTCCGTCCATCGAGACTCATCTGACCGCTACGTCCTCCCTCag GATTGGTGGCGTGTCCTCATCATGGTCCTGGCACTCCTATTGGCTCTGGAGGAGGTGCTGAGGGAGATGCAAGACATCCTGCGCTCGAGGAGGAAGCTCCGCCTTCGGCAACAGTGGGCGGAGCGTCGTCTCCATGACGACCTGCGCTGCTCACATCCCATGTGGCCTCAG gagaagGTTTTTCTTGTGGATCAGAACCGACAGATTCACAGGATGAGAGGACGCTACAGCCAAGACATGTg GAACGTGTTTGATTGGCTGGTGTATTCTCTGCTGACGGTGTCGTTCAGCGTCCACATGGCCGACGTGTTTCGTCCGTCTGTCCTTCTTCACACCGTCAGTCTGCGTCTGTTCTCCATCACTGTCATCTTCCTGTGGCTGCGACTGATGAAGCACGTCAGAGCCTTcag GTTGATGGGTCCATTTATCGTCATGTTGGGGAACATCGTTGGGGATGTGATGTGTTTCCTGTTCCTGTACGCTGAGATCTTCATTCCCTATGCCTGCAGCTTCTGGATCATATtcggag GCTCATCATCAGTTCCCAGCATGCAGTCTGTCTCTGGTCTGCTGTACAGTCTGTACCGCATCACTCTGGTGGACGAGTACGAGTACGCTGCCATGGTGGCGGTGGACGACGTCATGGCTCCTGTACTGTGTGGGACGTTTCTGGCTGCTTCCTCCATCCTGTGTGTCAACATGCTGATCGCTCTGCTCACCGACACCTtccagag ggtgcACGACAACTCGCAGGCTAATGCTGTGATGCAGCAGGCCGCCGTCATCCTGCAGGTGGAGGAATCCATGCCCCTCCTCCGCCGTTTCTATGACAACCAGTACATCTCCAATCACTGCGCACCCCTGGCCGACGCCCACGACGATGACATCACAACCAACCGCCATTACCATAACGAGATGGGTCGCATCACCGCGGAGATTAAa GAGACTCTGGATCAGTTCCTGGATTTACAGAAAGACGTGCAGACAGTCGGAGCTTCTAA AATCCAGACAGACCAGGACCAGAACATGCAGAACCAAGAGCTTCAGGATCAGAACCTGCAGAACATGGAGCTCCAGAACCAAGAGCACCAGGACCAGAACCTGCAGAACCAAGAGCTTCAGGACCAGATCCTGCAGAACCATGGAGCTCCAGAACCAAGAGCACCAGGACCAGAACCTGCAGAACCAAGAGCTTCAGGACCAGAACCTGCAGAACATGGAGCTCCAGGCTATCCGAGCAGAGCTGAAGGAGCTCCGGACTCTGGTCCAGCAGCTGGTTCAGATCAGGACTGA